One Engystomops pustulosus chromosome 7, aEngPut4.maternal, whole genome shotgun sequence DNA window includes the following coding sequences:
- the LOC140070180 gene encoding uncharacterized protein has translation MYPSSTVESVSYPQITKLAPISMGQRSVSSRWEDRDPCKGQRSLSLVDTSREPTKRDSLAPMALVVAPDRCKPVWMGGKFRRIPSSRGMASIHTKTFFQLPGVESSVGSHESQRRFNEIPSFKNILRQCHHSGISTPPGGHKEFGSSSSIRKDLQLVRAEHIIPICSPSERRRKHGSRLPKQEDHQPERMVPEQRDLQTSNPKMGCSKNRSIHNPHKCEDKVFLLARQFNTYEPTRCVQTSLECGTDVCLPTNTSSLQSDSEDPKREGKSNPRSALLAKEGMVSITQEAISGRAYSPPSSCGPTIPGTTSASKSPGSPIISMDPERELLKTKGLSHKVISTLKASRKPVTQAIYFRIWNKFVTFCGPEIPNQNSPNISQVLDFLQVGFDKGLKTSSLKVQISALSAFFDSPLADHQWVSSSFHLSQEIILPTFCRNPKTPKEEEGHSLDVRRILLFYLETTRQWRRDSNILLQFSGKNKGTRASKSTIARWIKTVIKNAYVAQNMSIPETIRAHSTRAMATSWAEKRGASINEICRAATWSSQMTFVKHYRLDLQSTKELAFGRKVLQAVVPPLKKINLLCLQVTTQSTWVIGVFGIRLQLFQYARPPRPLSIPSLSEV, from the exons ATGTATCCAAGCAGTACAGTGGAGTCAGTTTCATACCCGCAGATTACAAAGTTGGCTCCTATCAGTATGGGACAAAGATCCGTCTCATCTAGATGGGAAGATAGAGATCCCTGCAAAGGTCAAAGAAGCCTTAGCCTGGTGGACACATCAAGAGAACCTACAAAAAGGGATAGCCTGGCACCCATGGCCCTTGTGGTCGCTCCAGACAGATGCAAGCCGGTCTGGATGGGGGGCAAATTTCGAAGGATCCCTTCTTCAAGGGGAATGGCCTCTATCCATACAAAAACGTTCTTCCAATTACCGGGAGTTGAGAGCAGTGTGGGAAGCCATGAAAGTCAGCGGAGATTTAATGAAATCCCATCATTTAAGAATATACTCAGACAATGTCACCACAGTGGCATATCTACGCCACCAGGGGGGCACAAAGAATTTGGATCTTCTTCTTCTATCAGAAAAGATCTTCAGTTGGTCAGAGCAGAACATATTATCCCTATCTGCAGTCCATCTGAAAGGAGAAGAAAACACGGTAGCAGACTACCTAAGCAGGAAGACCATCAACCAGAACGAATGGTGCCTGAACAACGAGATCTTCAAACATCTAACCCTAAAATGGGGTGTTCCAAAAATAGATCTATTCACAACCCGCACAAATGCGAAGACAAAGTTTTTCTTCTCGCTAGACAATTCAACACCTATGAGCCAACTAGATGCGTTCAGACATCCCTGGAATGCGGCACTGATGTATGCCTTCCCACCAATACCAGTAGTCTCCAGAGTGATTCAGAAGATCCAAAGAGAGAAGGCAAAAGTAATCCTCGTAGTGCCCTACTGGCCAAAGAAGGTATGGTTTCCATCACTCAGGAGGCTATCTCTGGAAGAGCCTATTCACCTCCCTCCTCGTGCGGACCTACTATTCCAGGGACCACTTCTGCATCCAAATCCCCAGGCTCTCCAATtatcagcatggatcctgaaagggaattgctaAAAACCAAGGGCTTGTCCCACAAGGTCATCTCCACCTTAAAGGCGAGTCGGAAACCTGTCACTCAGGCTATTTACTTCCGTATATGGAATAAGTTTGTAACATTCTGTGGACCTGAGATTCCTAACCAGAACTCTCCCAATATTTCCCAGGTATTGGATTTCCTCCAAGTAGGGTTTGACAAGGGCCTGAAGACCAGCTCTTTGAAGGTCCAGATATCTGCGTTGAGTGCCTTCTTCGATAGTCCTCTAGCGGATCACCAATGG GTATCCTCTAGCTTCCATCTAAGCCAGGAGATTATCTTACCTACATTCTGTCGAAATCCGAAAACTCCGAAGGAAGAAGAAGGGCACTCCCTTGATGTCAGAAGGATTCTTCTCTTCTACCTAGAAACAACAAGGCAATGGCGAAGGGACTCAAATATCCTTCTACAGTTTAGCGGGAAAAACAAAGGCACGAGAGCTTCAAAATCCACTATAGCGAGATGGATCAAAACTGTCATTAAAAATGCTTATGTAGCTCAAAATATGTCTATACCTGAAACTATTAGAGCTCATTCCACACGGGCCATGGCAACCTCATGGGCCGAAAAAAGGGGAGCTTCCATTAATGAAATTTGTAGGGCAGCAACATGGTCTAGTCAAATGACGTTTGTAAAACACTATAGGTTAGACCTACAGAGTACAAAAGAACTAGCATTTGGCAGAAAAGTACTTCAAGCTGTTGTCCCCCCCCTGAAAAAAATTAATCTGTTatgtctccaa GTCACCACCCAATCGACCTGGGTAATTGGCGTGTTCGGCATCAGACTTCAGTTGTTCCAGTATGCAAGGCCACCAAGACCTCTGTCCATACCTTCTCTAAGTGAGGTGTAA